One segment of Prinia subflava isolate CZ2003 ecotype Zambia chromosome 11, Cam_Psub_1.2, whole genome shotgun sequence DNA contains the following:
- the LOC134555880 gene encoding aquaporin-12-like, with amino-acid sequence MKCFVPSGRAVSSGELLWALRCECWGWGLTQCLVKVTPGFAGTNTLVAAPAAVTPAAPCGAGIAPGGHTWGLSQACRAVPRLLLLGFIKRRCRSFLCSFPGSAPSAAFTMDGLNVSIAFFFLVFGACQVLRWLSKRFLSPGTHGCLAREFAGSFQLCTSCLELRMLMDIGPWSGGFGLDVVLTLLFLLSAVHGASLDGASANPTVSLQEFLLLESSLAATGAKLLAQAVGAGAGWAVTRLCWSWELTQLHFIQNLLAPECSSSIRASLPHAALVEGSCSFLFHLVLLKVRQSHPLCRVPVLAVTVTFLTYTAGPFTGAFFNPALATASTFHCSGSSFWDYIQVYWLGPLAGMLTALLLFQGNIPRLFQKNLLYGQRSKYKVPKAKVTAQVEGDKPQRKRKTGKSNSEPRA; translated from the exons atgaaatgttttgttccTTCTGGGAGAGCTGtcagctctggggagctgctgtgggctctCAGGTGTGaatgctggggctgggggctcacTCAGTGCCTGGTGAAGGTAACACCGGGATTTGCTGGGACAAACACCTTggtggctgctccagctgctgtgaCTCCAGCAGCTCCGTGTGGCGCTGGCATTGCCCCCGGGGGTCACACGTGGGGCCTTTCCCAGGCCTGTCGGGCTGTGCCACGTTTGCTTTTGCTTGGCTTTATAAAGAGGAGGTGCAGGagcttcctctgctccttcccaggctctgcccccAGTGCAGCCTTCACCATGGATGGCTTGAATGTCTccattgcttttttcttcctggttttTGGGGCGTGCCAGGTGCTCCGGTGGCTTTCCAAGAGGTTTCTGTCTCCCGGAACACACGGCTGCCTTGCCAGGGAATTTGCTGGCTCGTTCCAGCTGTGCACGAGCTGCCTGGAGCTGAGGATGCTGATGGACATCGGGCCCTGGAGCGGCGGCTTTGGCCTGGACGTGGTCCTgaccctgctcttcctcctctccgCCGTCCACGGCGCCTCTTTGGACGGAGCCTCCGCCAACCCCACCGTGTCCCTCCAGGAGTTCCTGCTGCTCGAGTCCAGCCTGGCAGCCACGGGGGCCAAGCTGCTGGCccaggctgtgggtgcagggGCGGGCTGGGCTGTCACCCGGCTCTGCTGGTCCTGGGAGCTGACACAGCTCCACTTCATCCAGAACCTGCTCGCGCCCGAGTGCAGCTCCTCCATCCGCGCCTCCCTGCCCCACGCTGCCCTCGTGGAaggctcctgctccttcctcttccacCTCGTGCTCCTCAAGGTGCGCCAGAGCCACCCCCTGTGCCgggtccctgtgctggcagtgacTGTCACCTTCCTGACGTACACAG CCGGACCGTTCACGGGGGCCTTCTTCAACCCTgccctggccacagccagcaccTTCCACTGCTCGGGGAGCAGCTTCTGGGACTACATCCAGGTCTACTGGCTGGGGCCCCTCGCAG GGATGCTCACTGCCCTCCTGCTGTTCCAGGGCAACATCCCACGCCTCTTCCAGAAAAACCTCCTCTATGGCCAGAGGAGCAAATACAAGGTGCCCAAGGCAAAGGTGACAGCGCAGGTGGAGGGTGACAAACcacagaggaagaggaaaacgGGGAAGAGCAACTCTGAGCCCCGTGCCTGA
- the LOC134556058 gene encoding galactose-3-O-sulfotransferase 2-like: protein MGHGLGPALHSPDLLWGDGSPQGQGEAQPAPASTEDVLRMHLYLRQESPLESSPEQQPGESSQKVKAHLSAMEPQLPGLGRAARESPSPSLPGRVAAVLAEAVTSKFIIFANRLSTEEWRGMPPPGMVQVEVQGQTQPRAVRSPHPEWGTSLTQPAPNSAQPLQAEDPYKTHLETGFLPSWTEALKVEELTAGEGQQARGGTPQGKTCKPKTDIVFLKVHKSASSTVMNILFRFGETHNLTFAFPQGGGFQLYYPHHFLARFVQGFSPHSPRRFNILCHHMRFLQPEVQKVVPGSAVYFSILRNPVQLMESSFVYYKGASAFSRVRSLEQFLSQPELYYDPSSGDRHYARNLITFDFGFNPDGDASPERVQLMLKAIEASFDFVLISEYFDESMVLLKEMLCWDLDSVVSFPLNTRDSRTKSTLPASAVERLKAWNRLDWEIYTHFNRTFWARIHRDIGRERLRREVAALRARQAELARTCLQGSGSVGPKDIKDSSLRPLQHGGARILGYNLKQGLAQELERTCRRLVTPELQYSTFLYKKQFPPQPPETPEPAASRQDPAPRHRLESPRN, encoded by the exons cagcccagagcagcagcccgGGGAGAGCAGCCAGAAGGTGAAAGCTCATCTGTCAGCCATGGAGCCCCAGCTTCCTGGCCTGGGAAGAGCAGCCAGGGAAAGTCCTTCTCCAAGCCTTCCCGGGAGGGTCGCCGCAGTTTTGGCAGAAGCTGTCACCAGCAAGTTCATCATCTTTGCAAacaggctgagcacagaggaGTGGAGGGGGATGCCCCCGCCTGGAATGGTGCAGGTGGAGGTGCAGGGCCAGACTCAGCCTCGAGCCGTGCGTTCTCCCCACCCTGAGTGGGGCACCTCACTCACACAGCCCGCCCCAAACtcagctcagcctctgcaggcagaggatcCTTACAAAACACACCTGGAGACAGGATTTTTGCCAAGCTGGACAGAAGCCTTGAAGGTCGAGGAGTTAACAGCTGGAGAAGGTCAGCAGGCCAGAGGGGGCACCCCTCAAGGGAAGACGTGCAAGCCCAAGACTGACATTGTTTTCCTGAAAGTCCACAAGAGCGCCAGCAGCACCGTCATGAACATCCTGTTCCGCTTCGGGGAGACGCACAACCTCACCTTCGCCTTCCCCCAGGGCGGGGGCTTCCAGCTCTACTACCCACACCACTTCCTGGCCAGGTTCGTGCAGGGCTtctccccacacagcccccGGCGCTTCAACATCCTCTGCCACCACATGCGGTTCCTGCAGCCGGAG GTGCAGAAGGTGGTGCCCGGCTCTGCCGTGTACTTCTCCATCCTGAGGAACCCCGTGCAGCTGATGGAGTCCTCCTTCGTGTACTACAAGGGCGCCTCCGCCTTCTCCCGCGTCCGCAGCCTGGAGCAGTTCCTCAGCCAGCCCGAGCTCTACTACGACCCCTCCAGCGGGGACCGCCACTACGCCAGGAACCTCATCACCTTCGATTTCGGCTTCAACCCCGACGGAGACGCGTCCCCCGAGCGAGTGCAGCTCATGCTGAAGGCCATCGAGGCGTCCTTCGACTTCGTGCTCATCTCCGAGTACTTCGACGAGTCCATGGTGCTGCTGAAGGAGATGCTGTGCTGGGACCTGGACAGCGTCGTGTCCTTCCCGCTCAACACCAGGGACAGCAGAACCAAGTCCACCCTCCCGGCCTCGGCCGTGGAGAGGCTCAAGGCCTGGAACAGGCTGGACTGGGAGATCTACACCCATTTTAACAGGACCTTCTGGGCCAGGATCCACCGCGACATCGGCCGGGAGCGCCTGCGGCGGGAGGTGGCGGCGCTGCGGGCGCGGCAGGCGGAGCTGGCGCGGACCTGCCTGCAGGGCTCGGGCAGCGTGGGCCCCAAGGACATCAAGGACTCCTCCCTGCGGCCGCTGCAGCACGGCGGGGCCAGGATCCTGGGCTACAACCTCAAGCAGGGCTTGGCCCAGGAGCTGGAGCGGACCTGCCGGCGGCTGGTGACGCCGGAGCTGCAGTACAGCACCTTCCTGTACAAGAAGCAGttccccccgcagccccccgagACCCCCGAGCCCGCTGCCTCCCGGCAGGACCCAGCCCCGCGGCACCGGCTGGAATCCCCCCGAAACTGA